The DNA region TTTTTTGAAGGTTTGCTTGGTCAATTGGACTACTCAGCATTAGGGTACACCCCCCTTTTCCATCAATCAAACTCTGCCTTAAGCCTTTGGTACCCGGAAAAAACTTTGGATGCTGCGCGACTTGGCCTGGGCTTATACGGATCCATTCCAAGTATGGAAGATGTGGCGTCGCCTGTTGATTTCAAGCAAGCATTGACTTTGGAGACGGAAATTATCTACGTCAAACAAATGCATGCGGGCGATACGATTTCCTACGGGGCTGATTATGTGGCCGGTGCGGATGAATGGGTGGCTACCTTACCGATTGGCTACGCGGACGGCTGGCAAAGAAGTTATTTGGGCTTGGATGCCATTGTTGACGGCGAGCGGTGCCCGAGTGTGGGCCGGATCTGTATGGACCAGATGATTATTCGCCTACCCCATGAGATGCCTGTTGGCGCTAAGGTGACTTTAATCGGGACAAATGGCGGCCAAACTGTTGATGTAGTGGACGTTGCTAGTCATGCTGGAACGATTGCCCATGAAGTCTTGACGAATTTAGGCCAACGATTGCCCAGAGAATATACATCTAATAAGAAAAAGAAAATGAAATAACGCTTTCGAAATCTAATAGTTTTTTCATTTAACCCTTGCCTTTAGTGGATAGTCATGT from Aerococcus urinaeequi includes:
- the alr gene encoding alanine racemase, which produces MTIGYHRPSKAIVSLDAIIHNYFAIKKHIGNKAVMAVVKADGYGLGAVKIADALQSRGADGFAVAVADEALELRDAGIIAPIMILGLTDPDDAWLLANLEIGVTVSSLDYLKYAKKHDKDFSRLHRLNVHLKVDSGMGRIGVRSAEKAQKIIDYIAKHPKKFKLASVFTHYATADSFTDHGKDKVQAQSDFFEGLLGQLDYSALGYTPLFHQSNSALSLWYPEKTLDAARLGLGLYGSIPSMEDVASPVDFKQALTLETEIIYVKQMHAGDTISYGADYVAGADEWVATLPIGYADGWQRSYLGLDAIVDGERCPSVGRICMDQMIIRLPHEMPVGAKVTLIGTNGGQTVDVVDVASHAGTIAHEVLTNLGQRLPREYTSNKKKKMK